A genomic segment from Nicotiana sylvestris chromosome 1, ASM39365v2, whole genome shotgun sequence encodes:
- the LOC104237433 gene encoding uncharacterized protein, with protein sequence MSFRVYVELKKENREFRMYHLCITTIDKEVVAGGSLIQSDIVQMDEAVQRYNFATDDTIALDVVNSGEPIGVFELDKNLIISKTNQREVMVGQVYKDKATLKEVMDHYAISERFQFRVDRSNAISYALLCMSEDCEWRFKASSINKLQLFKVREFNDKNTCPLKDKVYEQRQASSSLIGGMIRPKLTNHKRKYIPKDIIDDVKTDLGVDVSYMLAWQAKEKAMNFLRGELADSYNKLRGYLYTMDITYPGSHIRMVKSPQNEFKYVYISLYVFIKGFNQCRPIVIVDESHLKSYYNGTFVLANTLDGAGHILPLAYGVIDSENGAAWTRFFEQFKKAYGERESMCIVSDRNESIINLMEKVEKVDIRVKEYLELAGYEKWARLYAPVNRG encoded by the exons ATGAGTTTTAGGGTGTATGTAGAGTtgaaaaaagagaacagagaattcAGGATGTATCATTTGTGCATAACAACAATTGACAAAGAAGTTGTAGCCGGAGGTAGTTTAATTCAAAGCGACATTGTCCAAATGGACGAAGCAGTTCAAAGGTATAATTTCGCCACAGATGATACCATTGCCCTTGATGTTGTCAATTCAGGCGAACCAATTGGGGTGTTCGAACTGGACAAAAATTTGATAAtttcaaaaacaaatcaaagggAGGTTATGGTTGGACAAGTATATAAGGATAAAGCTACATTGAAAGAGGTGATGGATCATTACGCTATATCAGAAAGGTTTCAATTTCGGGTTGATAGGTCTAATGCAATCAG TTATGCATTATTATGTATGTCAGAAGATTGTGAATGGAGGTTTAAGGCTTCTAGCATTAACAAATTACAATTATTCAAAGTGAGAGAGTTCAATGATAAGAATACATGTCCGTTGAAGGATAAGGTGTATGAGCAACGTCAGGCAAGTAGCAGCCTTATAGGTGGTATGATTAGGCCAAAGCTTACAAATCATAAGAGGAAATACATCCCAAAGGATATAATTGATGATGTAAAAACAGATTTAGGTGTGGATGTTAGTTACATGTTGGCATGGCAGgctaaagaaaaggcaatgaattTTTTGAGAGGTGAACTGGCTGATTCATACAATAAATTACGAGGATACTTGTATACAATGGATATTACATATCCTGGTTCGCATATTAGAATGGTAAAATCCCCACAAAATGAGTTCAAGTATGTGTATATATCCTTGTATGTCTTTATAAAGGGGTTCAATCAATGTAGACCCATTGTGATTGTGGATGAAAGCCACTTAAAATCGTATTACAATGGGACTTTCGTCTTGGCCAATACTTTGGATGGTGCAG GTCATATACTTCCACTAGCATATGGTGTTATTGATTCAGAGAACGGTGCTGCTTGGACGAggttctttgagcaattcaagaAAGCATATGGGGAGAGGGAAAGCATGTGCATCGTTTCAGATAGGAACGAAAGTATCATCAA TCTAATGGAGAAGGTGGAGAAGGTAGATATTAGGGTGAAGGAATACTTGGAGTTAGCTGGATACGAAAAGTGGGCTAGGTTGTATGCACCTGTCAACAGGGGATGA
- the LOC104237432 gene encoding kinesin-like protein KIN-UB, with translation MASGGGYRNGTHKAPNLRTSSSFKSKLPTSASSNGRRSSTIDALSGRVRVAIRLRPRNAEELAADADFADCVEIQPELKRLKLRKNNWDSDTYEFDEVFTEFASQKRVYEVVAKPVVESVLDGYNGTVMAYGQTGTGKTYTLGRLGDEDASARGIMVRSMEDIFANICLETDSVSVSYLQLYMETIQDLLNPANDNIPIVEDQKSGDVSLPGATIVEVRDQQSFVELLRVGEAHRYAANTKLNTESSRSHAILLVHIKRSVPGREADFSAETDHSSHLATNYKPPMLRKGKLVLVDLAGSERVNKSGSEGHMLEEAKSINLSLSALGKCINALAENSAHVPVRDSKLTRLLKDSFGGTSRTSLVITIGPSPRHRAETSSTILFGQRAMKVENMLKIKEEFDYKSLSKRLEVQVDKLIAENERLQKAFEAEVERIRLEAQKHVSEAERNYAEALKEEKIKCQMEYMESIKKLEEKWSLNQQKHTNNGQMGSGNEEISELKMLLQHEMLTRKAAEGEINTLKDQLDRFTNPGSVGGNSDILNLQRVLEEEIRQKKRLEEEVIVLRQFSQLTMEAGQTTSYLGRSRNGTGLPGLDSLSPLKNLHCKDASNGERSSITNLHEQVGLHKILSLLESEDATVRIHAVKVVANLAAEEANQEKIVEAGGLTSLLMLLGSSEDETIRRIAAGAIANLAMSEANQELIMTQGGITLLAVTAADAEDPQTLRMVAGAIANLCGNDKLQTRLRSEGGIKALLGMVRCGHRDVLSQVARGIANFAKCESRSSAQGQKAGRSSLLEDGALPWIVQNSNNEASMIRRHVELALCHLAQHEVNAKDMISGGALWELYRISRDCSRDDIRSLARRTLTSSPTFLAEMRRLRIEL, from the exons ATGGCGTCAGGTGGTGGTTATAGAAACGGTACTCACAAGGCGCCGAATCTCCGTACTTCGTCTTCCTTCAAATCGAAGCTTCCGACCTCGGCTTCTTCCAACGGCCGCCGCAGTAGTACTATTGACGCCT TGTCTGGAAGAGTTCGAGTTGCTATCAGATTACGTCCTCGAAATGCCGAGGAATTGGCAGCAGATGCAGATTTTGCTGATTGCGTTGAGATACAGCCGGAG CTCAAAAGGTTGAAACTTAGGAAAAACAATTGGGATTCAGATACATACGAGTTTGATGAGGTGTTCACCGAGTTTGCATCCCAAAAGCGTGTCTATGAAGTTGTTGCAAAACCTGTTGTTGAG AGTGTTTTGGACGGTTACAATGGAACAGTGATGGCATATGGTCAGACCGGCACAGGGAAGACTTATACCCTTGGACGATTAGGCGATGAAGATGCCTCTGCTCGCGGTATCATGGTTCGTTCAATGGAAGACATATTTGCAAATATCTGCTTGGAGACCGATTCAGTTTCAGTCTCCTACTTACAG CTTTATATGGAAACAATTCAGGACCTCCTAAATCCTGCTAATGACAACATCCCCATAGTTGAAGACCAAAAATCTGGTGATGTGTCTTTACCAGGGGCAACCATAGTGGAGGTCCGGGACCAGCAAAGTTTTGTTGAACTGCTTCGAGTTGGGGAAGCTCATAGATATGCTGCTAACACAAAGCTGAATACTGAATCTTCCCGAAGTCATGCTATTCTCTTG GTACATATTAAGAGGTCAGTTCCTGGAAGAGAAGCTGATTTTTCTGCTGAAACAGATCACTCCTCTCACTTAGCAACCAATTATAAGCCACCTATGTTGAGAAAAGGCAAACTAGTTCTTGTAGATCTTGCTGGTTCTGAGCGCGTAAACAAGTCAG GAAGCGAAGGGCACATGTTGGAGGAAGCAAAGTCCATCAATCTTTCACTAAGTGCCCTAGGGAAGTGCATAAATGCCTTGGCAGAAAATAGTGCTCATGTACCTGTCCGAGATTCGAAGCTTACACGGTTGCTTAAAGATTCATTTGGAG GAACGTCAAGAACCTCATTAGTTATCACCATTGGGCCATCACCTAGGCATAGAGCAGAAACATCAAGTACCATTTTGTTTGGACAGAGA GCTATGAAGGTGGAAAACATgttgaagattaaggaagaattCGATTACAAAAGTTTGTCAAAAAGGCTCGAGGTGCAAGTAGACAAACTTATCGCTGAAAATGAAAGACTGCAGAAAGCTTTTGAGGCTGAGGTTGAACGAATTAGATTAGAAGCACAGAAGCATGTCTCAGAGGCCGAAAGGAACTATGCCGAAGCCCTGAAG GAGGAGAAAATAAAATGTCAGATGGAATATATGGAATCAATCAAGAAGTTGGAGGAGAAGTGGAGCCTTAATCAACAAAAGCACACAAACAAT GGCCAGATGGGCTCTGGTAATGAGGAAATCTCTGAACTTAAGATGTTGCTTCAGCATGAAATGCTAACAAGAAAGGCGGCAGAAGGGGAAATCAACACACTCAAGGATCAACTGGACAGGTTTACGAACCCAGGG TCAGTAGGTGGAAATTCTGATATTCTAAACCTCCAACGCGTGCTGGAAGAAGAGATTCGTCAGAAGAAGAGACTGGAAGAAGAAGTGATTGTCTTACGTCAATTTTCACAGCTAACTATGGAAGCTGGTCAA ACAACAAGCTATCTGGGTAGAAGCAGAAATGGCACTGGACTTCCTGGGCTAGATTCTTTGTCTCCTCTTAAAAATCTGCATTGCAAAGATGCGTCTAATGGAGAGAGATCCTCAATCACCAATCTTCACGAGCAAG TTGGATTACATAAGATTTTGTCCCTGCTGGAGTCTGAAGATGCTACCGTGCGGATTCATGCGGTGAAAGTGGTAGCTAATCTAGCAGCTGAAG AAGCGAATCAGGAAAAGATCGTAGAAGCTGGTGGTCTTACTTCATTACTGATGCTTCTTGGTAGTTCAGAAGATGAAACTATTCGCAGAATAGCAGCTGGTGCAATTGCAAATCTTGCAATGAGTG AAGCAAACCAGGAACTTATAATGACTCAAGGTGGGATTACTCTGTTAGCGGTGACAGCTGCTGACGCTGAGGATCCTCAAACATTACGCATGGTTGCCGGAGCCATTGCTAATCTGTGTGGTAACG ATAAACTACAGACAAGACTGAGGTCTGAAGGTGGTATCAAGGCACTATTAGGGATGGTGAGATGTGGGCATCGAGATGTTTTGTCGCAAGTTGCACGGGGAATTGCCAATTTTGCAAAGTGCGAATCCAGATCTTCAGCTCAAG GCCAGAAAGCTGGACGTTCTTCACTGTTAGAAGATGGTGCACTTCCATGGATTGTTCAAAATTCAAATAATGAAGCCTCAATGATCAGGCGTCATGTTGAACTGGCTCTCTGCCATTTGGCACAACATG AGGTCAATGCAAAAGACATGATCAGTGGGGGAGCCCTTTGGGAGCTATATCGTATCTCACGCGATTGCTCTCGAGATGACATAAGGTCTCTTGCACGTCGAACTCTGACTTCAAGTCCGACTTTCCTAGCTGAAATGCGGCGCTTGCGGATAGAGTTATAG